The Gammaproteobacteria bacterium genome has a segment encoding these proteins:
- the mfd gene encoding transcription-repair coupling factor, which translates to MASSSTHRNLLARLDELPAPGEARCWTGLHGCAPALAIAELAAASTAPLVVIAATVAQAEALDAQLRFFLGPAASMALFPDLEVLPYDSFSPHQDLVSARLRTLRDLHLGEVRLLITAAPTLLPRLAPVEYLQRSAVRVRAGETLALEAFQATLDRATYRRCTQVVVHGDYAVRGSLIDFFPIGYELPARVDFLDDRVESIRSFDPDTQISIGPLSQVDTMPARETPTDPEAVTQFRQRYRRRFEGNPALSTVYRDVSERRLPGGVENYLPLFFETTSTLWDYLPRAGLVVTLGAVDAAFEQAWRQAGERFEQLGSDVTRPLLRPEELYCRPDEQQRRLAANALLRLELGTAPVVDEVGDALNLEAAAAPLLAISPREDEPGRRLADFLTNRPGRVLFALESPGRREWLIEALGRFGQTVTTIGSWAEFLAGEQRCAVTVTPIEQGLVLPGAGITLLSEQELFGLSPRRRPRRRRGRDPDAIIGDLTDLTPGAPVVHIDHGVGRYVGLTRMEIDGISAEFVTLEYAGGDRLHVPVGSLHLISRYTGAAADQAPLHRLGTDQWQKARRRAAERIRDVAAELLELYSRRAARPGRSATADPQGYESFAAGFQFTLTEDQASAIDAVLADLASPTPMDRLVCGDVGFGKTEVALRAAFAAVTSGRQVAVLVPTTLLAQQHFETFADRFADWPVAVEVLSRFRSAQEHQQILQRLASGRVDIVIGTHRLLQKDVRFRDLGLVIVDEEHRFGVRHKERLKSLRTEVDILTLTATPIPRTLNMALGGLRELSLITTPPESRLAIKTFIGTWSVQLIREACLRELKRGGQIYFVHNRIQDIESIATQLAGIVPEARIQVAHGQMNERDLERVMLDFYHRRFEMLVCTAIIESGLDVPTANTIIIDHADHFGLAQLHQLRGRVGRSHHQAFAYLIAPPRDAIQGDARKRLEALEALEDLGAGFVLATHDLEIRGAGELLGEDQSGQIQEIGFTLYNEMLSRTIRLLQDGRDPASDSGPERAPDVELHVPALLPEPYLPDIHLRLVLYKRIAGASSAADLERLAGELADRFGGLPPPTRNLLRITAFRLRAREAGIARLQAGAGGGSVEFSADTRIDPLRLVKLIESDPRQFRLDPRQRLMFRLDLSDPAARLDYVERLLERLISMRRVDAPTGAAPKELAS; encoded by the coding sequence ATGGCTTCCAGCTCTACTCACCGCAACCTGCTCGCGCGCCTCGATGAGCTTCCCGCTCCGGGCGAGGCCCGCTGCTGGACGGGCCTGCACGGCTGTGCCCCGGCGCTGGCCATTGCCGAGCTGGCCGCCGCGTCGACTGCACCGCTGGTGGTCATCGCCGCCACCGTCGCGCAGGCGGAGGCGCTGGATGCGCAGCTGCGTTTCTTTCTCGGCCCGGCGGCGTCCATGGCGTTGTTTCCCGACCTCGAGGTGCTGCCCTACGACAGCTTCAGCCCACACCAGGACCTGGTGTCTGCCCGTCTGCGCACCCTGCGGGACCTGCATCTCGGCGAGGTGCGGTTGCTGATCACCGCGGCGCCCACGCTGCTGCCACGCCTGGCTCCGGTCGAGTACCTGCAACGCAGTGCCGTGCGGGTGCGGGCCGGCGAAACGCTCGCACTGGAGGCGTTCCAGGCCACGCTGGATCGCGCGACGTACCGGCGCTGCACGCAGGTGGTGGTACACGGGGACTACGCCGTGCGCGGCTCGCTCATCGATTTCTTCCCGATAGGCTACGAACTGCCTGCGCGGGTGGATTTCCTCGATGACCGTGTCGAGTCGATCCGCAGTTTTGACCCCGACACGCAGATCTCGATCGGCCCCTTGTCCCAGGTCGACACGATGCCGGCGCGTGAAACGCCCACGGACCCGGAGGCCGTAACGCAGTTCCGGCAGCGATACCGACGCCGCTTCGAAGGCAACCCCGCCCTGTCGACGGTGTACCGCGACGTATCGGAGCGTCGCCTCCCTGGCGGCGTAGAGAATTATCTGCCCCTGTTCTTCGAGACCACATCCACCCTCTGGGACTACCTGCCGCGCGCCGGTCTCGTGGTCACGCTCGGCGCGGTCGATGCCGCATTCGAGCAGGCCTGGCGCCAGGCCGGGGAGCGGTTCGAGCAACTCGGCTCCGATGTCACGCGACCGCTGCTGCGTCCCGAGGAACTCTATTGCCGCCCCGACGAACAGCAGCGTCGGCTCGCGGCCAACGCGCTGCTGCGTCTGGAATTGGGCACGGCACCCGTTGTCGATGAGGTGGGCGACGCGCTCAACCTCGAAGCCGCAGCAGCGCCGCTCCTCGCCATCAGCCCGCGCGAGGACGAACCCGGGCGGCGCCTGGCCGACTTCCTGACCAACCGGCCCGGGCGCGTGCTGTTCGCCCTTGAATCCCCGGGCCGGCGCGAATGGCTCATCGAAGCGCTCGGACGCTTCGGTCAAACGGTCACCACCATCGGCAGCTGGGCGGAATTCCTCGCGGGTGAGCAGCGTTGTGCCGTGACGGTGACCCCGATCGAGCAGGGTCTCGTCCTGCCGGGGGCCGGCATCACGCTGTTGTCCGAGCAGGAACTCTTCGGGCTGTCGCCGCGCCGGCGTCCGCGCCGGCGACGTGGGCGCGATCCGGACGCCATCATCGGTGACCTGACCGACCTGACGCCCGGCGCGCCGGTGGTACATATCGACCATGGCGTCGGTCGTTACGTCGGCCTGACGCGGATGGAGATCGACGGCATCAGTGCCGAGTTCGTCACGCTGGAGTACGCCGGCGGCGACCGCCTGCACGTGCCGGTCGGTTCGCTGCACCTCATTTCCCGCTACACCGGTGCGGCCGCGGACCAGGCCCCACTGCACCGGCTGGGAACCGACCAATGGCAGAAGGCACGCCGGCGCGCCGCCGAACGCATTCGCGATGTCGCCGCGGAGTTGCTCGAACTGTATTCGCGCCGCGCCGCCCGCCCCGGCCGCAGCGCGACCGCCGACCCGCAGGGCTACGAGTCCTTCGCGGCGGGATTCCAGTTTACGCTGACCGAGGACCAGGCGAGCGCGATCGACGCCGTGCTGGCCGATCTCGCCAGCCCGACCCCGATGGACCGGCTGGTCTGCGGCGACGTCGGCTTCGGCAAGACCGAGGTCGCACTGCGCGCGGCTTTCGCCGCCGTCACCAGCGGCCGGCAGGTCGCCGTCCTCGTGCCGACCACGCTCCTCGCGCAGCAGCACTTCGAAACCTTCGCCGACCGGTTCGCCGACTGGCCGGTCGCAGTCGAGGTACTGTCCCGTTTCCGCAGCGCGCAGGAACACCAGCAGATCCTGCAGCGGCTCGCCTCCGGGCGGGTGGACATCGTCATCGGCACGCACCGGCTGCTGCAGAAGGACGTGCGGTTTCGCGACCTCGGCCTGGTCATCGTCGATGAAGAGCACCGCTTCGGGGTCCGGCACAAGGAGCGCCTGAAGAGCCTGCGCACGGAGGTGGACATCCTGACGCTGACCGCGACCCCCATTCCGCGCACGCTCAACATGGCGCTCGGCGGCCTGCGCGAGCTGTCGCTGATCACGACACCGCCGGAGTCGCGCCTCGCGATCAAGACCTTCATCGGCACCTGGAGCGTCCAGCTGATCCGTGAGGCCTGCCTGCGTGAACTGAAACGCGGCGGCCAGATTTATTTCGTGCACAACCGCATCCAGGACATCGAATCGATCGCCACGCAGCTCGCCGGCATCGTTCCCGAAGCGCGGATACAGGTTGCGCATGGCCAGATGAACGAGCGCGACCTGGAACGGGTGATGCTCGATTTCTATCATCGTCGTTTCGAGATGCTGGTGTGCACGGCCATCATCGAGAGCGGTCTCGACGTGCCCACCGCCAACACGATCATCATCGATCACGCCGATCACTTCGGGCTGGCGCAGCTGCACCAGTTGCGCGGCCGGGTCGGGCGCTCCCATCACCAGGCGTTCGCCTACCTGATCGCCCCGCCGCGCGATGCGATCCAGGGCGACGCACGCAAGCGCCTGGAAGCCCTCGAAGCGCTCGAGGATCTCGGCGCCGGATTCGTCCTGGCGACGCATGACCTGGAGATCCGCGGGGCCGGCGAGTTGCTGGGCGAAGACCAGAGCGGCCAGATCCAGGAGATCGGATTCACGCTCTACAACGAAATGCTTTCACGCACCATCCGCCTGTTGCAGGACGGGCGGGATCCCGCCTCCGACAGCGGCCCGGAACGGGCGCCGGATGTCGAGCTGCACGTGCCGGCCCTGTTGCCCGAGCCCTATCTGCCCGACATTCACCTGCGCCTCGTGCTGTACAAGCGCATTGCGGGAGCGAGTTCCGCTGCCGATCTCGAGCGGCTGGCCGGTGAACTCGCCGACCGCTTCGGCGGATTGCCGCCCCCGACCCGCAACCTGCTGCGCATTACGGCCTTCCGCCTGAGGGCACGCGAGGCGGGCATCGCGCGATTGCAGGCCGGCGCCGGCGGTGGCAGCGTCGAATTCAGCGCCGACACGCGGATCGATCCCTTGCGGCTGGTCAAGCTCATCGAGAGCGACCCGCGCCAGTTCCGGCTCGATCCGCGCCAGCGATTGATGTTTCGCCTCGACTTGTCGGATCCGGCCGCCCGCCTCGACTACGTGGAGCGGCTGCTCGAACGGCTGATCAGCATGCGTCGTGTGGACGCTCCCACCGGCGCAGCCCCGAAGGAACTGGCATCATGA
- a CDS encoding prolyl oligopeptidase family serine peptidase: MLAGPEYRQPGADVVALLTAPPPPESLLHARSGQVALLFREPVISLDRLARQRLGLAGFRFDPVTRTSGVGPLLTRVEVVSAAAPGGEPTVWQPADGTLLDHVRFAPDGRHLSALAIVADGPARLAVFDIASGRARTLSTPVNAAWGEPCRWISPDALLCRLTPADLGPAPPTQIVPTTVEHTGAPTPTRTYANLLENDHDDALFEHWFDVEIARVSLDGRAERVPGMRGLFASVAPSPDGAFAVVDRLVRPYPRLVPARRFPSAIEVWDLARGERRHTSRVAGFGVEQDEDESFDPRDFAWKPGTPTTLGWIARDTGPDGSPLPDRWMALSVTDLATPVEIARSDRPIRQFGWTAGGTPFFSNRSEDRASVRVYAVFEDGPQLVFERSAADRAGEAGRVLSVNGSDGPVLELDGSIFLAGEGQGRDGPQPFLDSLQLRSRKSERLFTAERGVFEQVLGVLGTNPPVWVTSRESESAPPNLYVVRNGKHAALRPFATPYPQLANVNRRLLTYQRADGVALSATLYLPAGYREGTRLPTLVWIYPREFSEREQAELLDVRSFRFHRVRGPSPLAAVLEGYAVLLNPTVPILHEQGAVNDDYLPQLVASTEAAVDHVVAIGVTDPARVAVGGRSYGAFSSANLLVHSQRFATAIAMSGAYNRTLTPFGFQRERRSFWEATELYTSISPFFFADRIRQPLLLVHGAADENAGTPAMQTRRFFHALAGAGATARYVELPYEGHNYWARESVLHATAEMLDWLDRTIGKRRD; encoded by the coding sequence GTGCTCGCTGGTCCCGAGTACCGCCAACCGGGCGCCGACGTCGTCGCGCTCCTGACCGCACCGCCTCCGCCCGAGTCTCTGCTCCACGCGCGCTCGGGTCAGGTCGCACTTCTGTTCCGCGAGCCCGTGATCTCACTCGATCGGCTGGCGCGGCAGCGCCTGGGGCTGGCCGGCTTCCGCTTCGATCCGGTGACGCGCACCTCGGGGGTCGGTCCGCTGCTGACACGGGTGGAGGTCGTCTCCGCCGCAGCGCCGGGTGGCGAGCCCACGGTATGGCAGCCCGCCGACGGCACGCTGCTCGACCACGTCCGATTCGCACCGGATGGACGCCACCTTTCCGCGCTGGCCATCGTCGCCGACGGTCCTGCACGGCTCGCTGTCTTCGATATCGCGAGCGGGCGTGCACGCACCCTGTCGACCCCGGTGAATGCGGCCTGGGGCGAGCCGTGCCGCTGGATCTCCCCCGACGCACTCCTCTGCCGGCTAACTCCCGCCGATCTCGGTCCGGCGCCGCCGACGCAGATCGTGCCGACTACCGTGGAGCACACCGGCGCCCCGACACCGACGCGCACTTACGCGAACCTGCTCGAGAACGACCACGACGACGCGCTCTTCGAGCACTGGTTCGACGTCGAGATCGCGCGCGTCAGCCTGGATGGCCGCGCCGAGCGCGTGCCGGGCATGCGCGGCCTGTTCGCGAGCGTGGCGCCCTCGCCCGACGGCGCCTTCGCCGTAGTCGACCGTCTCGTGCGCCCCTACCCCCGTCTCGTCCCGGCGCGCCGCTTCCCGAGCGCCATCGAGGTCTGGGACCTGGCGCGGGGTGAGCGCCGCCACACCTCGCGCGTGGCCGGTTTCGGCGTCGAGCAGGACGAGGACGAATCCTTCGACCCGCGCGATTTCGCCTGGAAGCCCGGCACCCCGACGACGCTCGGGTGGATTGCGCGTGACACCGGCCCGGACGGCAGCCCGCTGCCCGACCGCTGGATGGCGCTCTCGGTGACCGATCTCGCGACTCCGGTCGAGATCGCGCGCAGCGACCGCCCCATCCGCCAGTTCGGCTGGACTGCGGGCGGCACACCCTTCTTCTCGAACCGCAGCGAGGACCGCGCCAGCGTACGCGTCTACGCCGTGTTCGAGGACGGCCCCCAACTGGTCTTCGAGCGCAGCGCGGCGGACCGTGCGGGCGAGGCCGGACGCGTGCTCTCGGTCAACGGCAGTGACGGCCCGGTGCTCGAACTGGATGGATCCATCTTCCTGGCGGGCGAGGGGCAGGGCCGCGACGGCCCGCAGCCTTTCCTCGACTCCCTGCAGTTGCGCAGTCGCAAGTCCGAGCGCCTCTTCACGGCAGAGCGCGGCGTGTTCGAGCAGGTGCTCGGCGTTCTCGGCACCAACCCGCCCGTGTGGGTCACCTCGCGCGAGTCCGAAAGCGCACCGCCGAACCTGTACGTCGTGCGCAACGGCAAACACGCCGCGCTGCGCCCGTTCGCGACGCCCTATCCGCAGCTTGCGAACGTCAACCGGCGCCTGCTCACCTACCAGCGCGCCGACGGTGTCGCACTCTCCGCGACGCTCTACCTGCCGGCCGGCTACCGCGAAGGCACGCGCCTGCCGACGCTCGTCTGGATCTATCCCCGCGAGTTTTCGGAGCGCGAGCAGGCCGAACTCCTCGACGTGCGTTCCTTCCGCTTCCATCGCGTAAGGGGGCCATCGCCGCTCGCGGCCGTGCTCGAGGGCTACGCGGTGCTGCTGAACCCTACGGTGCCGATCCTGCACGAGCAGGGCGCCGTCAACGACGATTACCTGCCCCAGCTCGTCGCGAGCACTGAAGCGGCCGTGGACCATGTCGTTGCGATCGGCGTCACCGATCCCGCGCGCGTCGCCGTCGGCGGGCGCAGCTACGGTGCGTTCTCATCCGCCAATCTCCTCGTCCACTCGCAGCGCTTCGCCACGGCCATCGCCATGAGCGGCGCCTACAACCGCACGTTGACACCGTTCGGCTTCCAGCGCGAACGGCGCTCGTTCTGGGAGGCGACAGAACTCTACACGAGCATCTCCCCGTTCTTCTTCGCCGACCGCATCCGGCAGCCTCTCCTGCTGGTGCACGGCGCTGCCGACGAGAACGCCGGTACGCCCGCAATGCAGACGCGGCGCTTCTTCCATGCGCTCGCCGGGGCCGGCGCGACGGCGCGCTACGTCGAACTCCCCTACGAGGGCCACAACTACTGGGCCCGCGAGAGCGTGCTGCACGCTACCGCCGAGATGCTCGACTGGCTCGACCGGACGATCGGCAAGCGCCGCGACTGA
- a CDS encoding S9 family peptidase, with amino-acid sequence MPDQSRVSLRLRVCWSFLVLAAAGSSWAAVAPKLPVDAFGTLPLMGQARISPDGRYVAAAMLDGARYSLVIFDLQQIGQKPPFRAPTGDWDVNWIHWKVDNRLLVSVRQAFHRNEVGVIETRLWSLNADGSDLKRLVQPKGGSKGSWLEGSQAVVQVADAVIDFLPDDPRHILMAFNPEDPRRPRLYQVDIRTDRRAQVAPGGDTIQRWMLDSKGRVRLAQGRNYSVNNANLKTYYRATEKDDWTEIWDEGQKNAEFSPVVFDRSDPDILYVSSDHENGRHGLYRYRLSSQEFVEKLFLHPEMDIDEIILDPQGLVVEAVSYVTDTRHFEWFSADLASIYREIRSQLPGWSIKPVSRAFDDSRVIVYASAADHSSRYYIYERAAKKLQLFAPTFPQLDEHDLSRVVPVSYRARDGLEIPAYLTLPPGVRHPPQAPLPAVVMPHGGPEARDYGEFDPAVQMLANHGYAVLQMNFRGSSGYGAEFEQAGRREWGEAMQDDVTDGTRWLIDSKIADPARICIVGGSYGGYAALMGVVREPQLYRCAVSINGVTDLPDLLNHRAKFVGGRNATTRRIGEIWRDSEKLERNSPARRAADIRVPVLILHGTDDRVVPVEQSRKMRDALENASKTYRYVELQDEEHWLTHRETRLQYFQELDAFLAAQLR; translated from the coding sequence GTGCCCGACCAGTCACGTGTATCACTCAGGCTGCGGGTGTGCTGGAGCTTCCTGGTGCTGGCCGCGGCGGGCTCCAGCTGGGCTGCAGTGGCGCCGAAGCTGCCCGTGGATGCATTCGGGACCCTGCCGTTGATGGGTCAGGCGCGGATTTCGCCAGACGGCCGTTACGTCGCGGCGGCAATGCTCGACGGCGCCAGGTACAGCCTGGTGATCTTCGATCTCCAGCAGATCGGGCAGAAGCCGCCGTTTCGAGCCCCGACAGGCGACTGGGATGTCAACTGGATTCACTGGAAGGTGGACAACCGGTTGCTGGTCAGCGTTCGCCAGGCGTTCCACCGGAATGAAGTTGGGGTGATCGAAACACGACTCTGGTCCCTCAATGCCGACGGTTCGGATCTGAAGCGGCTCGTGCAGCCGAAGGGCGGCTCAAAGGGTAGCTGGCTCGAGGGATCGCAAGCCGTGGTGCAGGTCGCCGATGCGGTCATCGATTTTTTGCCCGATGATCCCCGTCATATCCTGATGGCGTTCAATCCCGAAGACCCGCGACGGCCTCGCCTTTACCAGGTCGATATCCGGACCGACCGGCGAGCGCAGGTGGCGCCGGGGGGCGATACGATCCAGCGGTGGATGCTGGATTCCAAGGGACGTGTGCGGCTGGCGCAGGGACGCAACTATTCCGTCAACAACGCGAATCTCAAGACCTACTACCGCGCTACCGAAAAAGACGACTGGACGGAAATCTGGGACGAGGGACAGAAGAACGCCGAATTCTCACCAGTGGTCTTCGACCGATCCGATCCGGACATTCTCTATGTCAGCAGCGATCACGAGAACGGACGGCACGGTCTGTACCGCTACCGCCTCAGCAGCCAGGAATTCGTCGAGAAGCTGTTCCTTCATCCCGAGATGGATATCGATGAAATCATTCTCGACCCACAAGGCCTGGTGGTCGAGGCGGTCAGTTACGTGACCGACACGAGACACTTCGAGTGGTTTTCCGCGGACCTGGCGTCGATCTATCGTGAAATCCGGTCCCAGCTGCCGGGCTGGTCCATCAAACCGGTCAGTCGGGCATTCGACGATTCACGCGTAATTGTGTACGCCTCCGCAGCGGACCATTCATCCCGTTACTACATCTACGAGCGTGCCGCAAAGAAGTTGCAACTGTTTGCGCCGACGTTTCCGCAGCTCGACGAGCACGATTTGTCGCGTGTCGTGCCGGTGAGCTATCGGGCCCGCGACGGTCTGGAGATTCCGGCCTACCTCACGCTGCCGCCGGGCGTTCGCCATCCTCCGCAAGCGCCACTCCCCGCGGTCGTAATGCCTCACGGCGGCCCGGAGGCGCGCGACTATGGGGAATTCGATCCCGCTGTGCAGATGCTCGCGAACCACGGTTATGCCGTGCTGCAGATGAATTTTCGCGGCTCGAGCGGCTACGGCGCCGAATTCGAGCAGGCCGGACGCCGGGAGTGGGGCGAGGCCATGCAGGATGATGTCACGGATGGCACGCGCTGGCTGATCGACTCGAAGATTGCCGATCCCGCCCGGATCTGCATCGTGGGCGGGTCATATGGCGGCTATGCGGCCTTGATGGGCGTGGTCAGGGAACCGCAGCTCTATCGCTGTGCAGTGAGCATCAACGGCGTGACCGACCTTCCGGATCTGCTGAATCACCGGGCGAAGTTCGTCGGGGGGCGGAATGCGACAACGCGGCGCATCGGCGAAATCTGGCGTGATTCGGAGAAGCTGGAGCGAAATTCTCCGGCACGGAGAGCCGCCGACATCCGGGTGCCCGTCCTCATTCTTCACGGCACCGACGACCGCGTGGTGCCGGTCGAACAGAGCCGGAAGATGCGCGACGCGCTCGAAAATGCCAGCAAGACCTATCGGTACGTGGAGTTGCAGGACGAGGAACACTGGCTGACGCACCGCGAAACCCGTCTGCAGTACTTCCAGGAGCTGGACGCGTTTCTCGCTGCCCAGCTTCGTTAG